Proteins encoded together in one Janthinobacterium tructae window:
- a CDS encoding LacI family DNA-binding transcriptional regulator — MATIKQVAQAAGVSFTTVSHVLNNTRPVSDAARRAVLAAAEQLHYVPSALARSLRSRSTGTIGLIIPNNTNPYFSEVARGIEDSCYAAGYSVILCNSDDDPVKQRDYLNVLLTKRCDGLILSALADSDGELLRKMKVPAVLLDRAPSDLSIDAVAVDNRAGGALAACHLLGLGRRRLACIAGPREVRISNERIAGARSAMADAGVVLADALCVHGDFTSAGGYAAALDLLALPPGQRPDALFCCNDLMAFGALRAAAERGIAVPAELAVVGFDDIDLASFVHPALSSVAQNTRELGHITAACLLARIADPALPRQQRSIAPELHVRGSSVAATVPSSAPTSSPATELMGMTS, encoded by the coding sequence ATGGCAACGATCAAACAAGTGGCGCAGGCGGCGGGGGTGTCGTTTACCACCGTGTCGCACGTCCTCAACAATACCCGCCCCGTCAGCGACGCGGCGCGCCGCGCCGTGCTGGCGGCGGCGGAGCAGTTGCATTACGTGCCCAGCGCGCTGGCGCGCTCCCTGCGCAGCCGCAGCACGGGCACCATCGGCCTGATCATTCCGAATAATACGAATCCGTATTTTTCGGAAGTGGCGCGCGGCATCGAGGATAGCTGCTACGCGGCCGGCTACAGCGTGATTTTGTGCAATTCCGATGACGACCCCGTCAAGCAGCGCGACTACCTGAACGTGCTCTTGACCAAACGCTGCGACGGCCTGATCCTGTCCGCGCTGGCCGACAGCGATGGCGAATTGCTGCGCAAGATGAAGGTGCCGGCCGTGCTGCTCGACCGCGCGCCCAGCGACCTGTCCATCGATGCGGTGGCCGTCGACAACCGCGCCGGCGGTGCCCTGGCCGCGTGCCATTTGCTGGGCCTGGGACGCCGGCGCCTTGCTTGCATCGCCGGTCCCCGCGAAGTGCGCATTTCCAACGAGCGCATAGCCGGTGCGCGCAGCGCCATGGCGGACGCGGGCGTGGTCCTGGCCGACGCCCTGTGCGTGCATGGCGATTTTACGAGCGCGGGCGGTTATGCGGCCGCGCTGGATTTGCTGGCGCTGCCGCCAGGCCAGCGCCCCGACGCCTTGTTCTGCTGCAATGATTTGATGGCCTTTGGCGCCTTGCGCGCCGCCGCCGAGCGGGGCATTGCCGTGCCGGCCGAACTGGCCGTCGTCGGCTTCGACGATATCGACCTGGCCAGCTTCGTGCATCCTGCCTTGAGCAGCGTGGCGCAAAACACGCGCGAGCTGGGCCATATCACGGCCGCCTGCCTGCTGGCGCGCATCGCCGACCCCGCCTTGCCGCGCCAGCAGCGCAGCATCGCACCCGAGCTGCACGTGCGCGGCTCCAGCGTGGCCGCCACTGTACCTTCTTCCGCACCTACTTCTTCACCTGCAACTGAACTGATGGGAATGACATCATGA
- a CDS encoding ABC transporter permease, giving the protein MTTHSSPSYLQRSLADLKNYAGLIGALLAMCVLFSFASENFFTLATLSTLSNNIPTLVVMAVGMTFVLIIGGIDLSVGSVMALAASVLSLAVVHWGWPVWSAALLGMFVAALCGATTGLISVGWRIPSFIVSLGVLEMARGMAYQVTNSRTEYIGSAVDGISSPIAFGLSPAFIAAIAIVVIGHLVLTRTVLGRHWIGIGTNEEAVRLSGINTKPSKVLVFALMGFLAGVGALFQVSRLEAADPNGGVGMELQVIAAVVIGGTSLMGGRGSVISTFIGVLIISVLEAGLAQVGVSEPVKRIVTGLVIVAAVVLDTYRRRGERS; this is encoded by the coding sequence ATGACCACCCATTCCTCTCCTTCGTATCTGCAGCGCAGCCTGGCCGACCTGAAAAACTATGCGGGCCTGATCGGCGCCCTGCTCGCCATGTGCGTGCTGTTCTCGTTTGCCAGCGAAAACTTCTTTACTCTGGCGACCTTGAGTACCCTGTCGAACAACATCCCGACCCTGGTGGTGATGGCCGTCGGCATGACCTTTGTATTGATCATCGGCGGCATCGATTTGTCCGTCGGCTCCGTCATGGCGCTGGCCGCTTCCGTGCTGTCGCTCGCTGTCGTGCACTGGGGCTGGCCCGTGTGGAGCGCGGCCCTGCTGGGCATGTTCGTCGCCGCCCTGTGCGGCGCGACGACCGGCCTGATTTCCGTCGGCTGGCGCATTCCCTCGTTCATCGTCTCCTTGGGCGTGCTGGAAATGGCGCGCGGCATGGCGTATCAAGTGACGAACTCGCGCACGGAATACATCGGCAGCGCCGTGGACGGCATCAGCTCGCCGATCGCCTTTGGCCTGTCGCCGGCCTTCATCGCCGCCATCGCGATTGTTGTCATCGGCCACCTGGTGCTCACGCGCACGGTGCTGGGACGCCACTGGATCGGCATCGGCACGAATGAAGAAGCCGTGCGTTTGTCCGGCATCAATACGAAACCGTCAAAAGTGCTGGTGTTTGCCCTGATGGGCTTTCTGGCTGGCGTGGGCGCGCTGTTCCAGGTCTCGCGCCTGGAAGCGGCCGACCCGAACGGCGGCGTGGGCATGGAATTGCAAGTGATCGCCGCCGTCGTGATCGGCGGCACGAGCCTGATGGGCGGACGCGGTTCCGTCATCAGCACGTTTATCGGCGTGTTGATCATTTCCGTGCTGGAAGCGGGCCTGGCGCAAGTGGGCGTGTCGGAACCCGTGAAACGCATCGTCACGGGCCTGGTGATCGTCGCCGCCGTGGTGCTCGACACTTACCGCCGCCGCGGCGAGCGTTCATAA
- a CDS encoding sugar ABC transporter ATP-binding protein: MPTDIPPAPSAATPLLTLDNIGKSYVGPVLGGVGLRFAAGQVLALTGENGAGKSTLSKIICGLEQATTGTMLLDGKPYQPASRGAAEALGIRMVMQELNLIPTLSIAENLYLKNLPQRFGFIDRSRLERDAREQMEQVGLGGLDPWTLVGELGIGHQQMIEIARNLIGSCRLLVLDEPTAMLTHREVELLFLQIERLKAEGVCIIYISHRLEELKRVADRIAVLRDGQLVCDDDIAGHSAADLVSLMVGRSADDAVDLSGRTIGAPLLRVRGLARGKVVNPTSFDLRAGEILGIAGLIGSGRTELLRLIFGADRADAGDVFLGDSEVPAALHSPQAAVKAGIAMITEDRKGQGLLLRQSIAVNTTLASLDTVSGAGWLNDAAEATVADDYIQRLGIRSRNSAQTVAELSGGNQQKVVIARWLYRDCPVMLFDEPTRGIDIGAKFDIYQVLAEQARQGKGLVIVSSDLRELMLICDRIAVMSAGSIVETFERGAWSQDALLSAAFSGYLTPTSTPAAA; this comes from the coding sequence ATGCCTACCGACATACCCCCGGCGCCATCAGCCGCCACCCCTCTATTGACCCTGGACAACATCGGCAAGTCCTATGTCGGCCCCGTGCTGGGCGGCGTGGGCTTGCGCTTCGCCGCTGGCCAGGTGCTGGCGCTGACGGGCGAGAACGGCGCGGGCAAGAGCACCTTGTCGAAGATCATCTGCGGCCTGGAGCAAGCCACGACGGGCACGATGCTGCTCGACGGCAAGCCTTACCAGCCCGCCTCGCGCGGCGCCGCCGAGGCGCTGGGCATCCGCATGGTGATGCAGGAACTCAATTTGATTCCCACCCTGTCGATCGCGGAAAACCTGTACCTGAAAAATTTGCCGCAGCGTTTCGGCTTCATCGACCGCAGCCGTCTGGAGCGCGACGCGCGCGAACAGATGGAGCAAGTGGGCCTGGGCGGACTCGACCCGTGGACCCTGGTTGGCGAGCTGGGCATCGGCCACCAGCAAATGATCGAAATCGCGCGCAATTTAATTGGTTCCTGCCGCCTGCTGGTGCTCGATGAGCCGACGGCCATGCTGACGCACCGCGAGGTGGAATTGCTGTTTCTGCAAATCGAGCGCCTGAAAGCCGAAGGCGTGTGCATCATCTATATTTCCCACCGCCTGGAAGAACTCAAGCGCGTAGCCGACCGCATCGCCGTGCTGCGCGACGGCCAGCTCGTGTGCGATGACGATATCGCCGGCCACTCCGCCGCCGACCTGGTCAGCCTGATGGTGGGCCGTTCGGCCGATGACGCCGTCGACCTGAGCGGCCGCACTATCGGCGCGCCGCTGCTGCGCGTGCGCGGACTGGCGCGCGGCAAGGTGGTCAACCCGACTTCGTTCGACTTGCGCGCCGGCGAAATCCTCGGTATCGCCGGCCTGATCGGCTCGGGCCGCACGGAATTGCTGCGCCTGATCTTCGGCGCCGACCGCGCCGACGCCGGTGACGTGTTCCTCGGCGACAGCGAGGTACCCGCCGCCTTGCACTCGCCGCAGGCCGCCGTGAAAGCCGGCATCGCCATGATCACGGAAGACCGCAAGGGACAAGGCTTGTTGCTGCGCCAGTCCATCGCCGTCAACACGACCCTGGCCTCGCTCGACACCGTCAGTGGCGCCGGTTGGCTCAACGATGCGGCCGAAGCGACGGTGGCCGACGATTACATTCAGCGCCTGGGCATCCGCTCGCGCAACAGCGCGCAAACGGTGGCCGAATTGTCCGGCGGGAACCAGCAAAAGGTGGTGATCGCCCGCTGGCTGTATCGCGACTGCCCCGTGATGCTGTTCGACGAACCCACGCGCGGCATCGATATCGGCGCCAAGTTTGATATTTATCAGGTGCTGGCCGAACAGGCGCGCCAGGGCAAGGGTCTCGTCATCGTCTCGAGCGACTTGCGCGAGCTGATGCTGATCTGCGACCGCATCGCCGTCATGAGCGCCGGCAGCATCGTCGAGACCTTCGAGCGCGGCGCCTGGAGCCAGGACGCGCTGCTGTCAGCCGCTTTCTCCGGCTATTTGACCCCCACTTCCACTCCAGCTGCGGCCTGA
- a CDS encoding sugar ABC transporter substrate-binding protein — MTSRIRLKMIAAAVLVCALPAVPAMAQTPAKPKVALVMKSLANEFFLTMENGAKAHQKANAAKYDLLSNGIKDETDTSSQIKLVEQMIVSRVNALVIAPADSKALVPVLKKAIDAGIIVVNIDNKLDEGALKEKGITVPFVGPDNRKGAKVVGDYLAKQIKKGDPVGIIEGVSTTYNAQQRTLGFQDAMNAAGAKVVSVQSGQWEIAPANTVAAAMLNANPNIKALLCGNDNMAIGAISAIKAAGKTGKVLVVGYDNINAIKPMLADGRVLATADQFGSQQAVFGIETVLKALAQKKKQAELGGVIETKVELVAKGAKS, encoded by the coding sequence ATGACATCCCGTATTCGCCTGAAAATGATTGCCGCCGCTGTCCTGGTGTGTGCCTTGCCCGCCGTGCCGGCGATGGCGCAGACACCTGCCAAACCGAAGGTGGCGCTGGTGATGAAGTCGCTTGCCAATGAATTTTTCCTGACCATGGAAAATGGCGCCAAGGCGCACCAGAAGGCGAATGCCGCCAAGTACGACTTGCTGTCGAACGGCATCAAGGATGAAACGGATACGTCTAGCCAGATTAAGCTGGTCGAGCAAATGATCGTCTCGCGCGTCAACGCGCTGGTGATCGCGCCGGCCGACTCGAAAGCGCTGGTGCCGGTGCTGAAAAAGGCCATCGACGCGGGCATCATCGTCGTCAATATCGACAACAAGCTCGACGAGGGCGCCCTGAAAGAGAAGGGCATCACCGTGCCGTTCGTCGGTCCGGACAACCGCAAGGGCGCCAAGGTCGTCGGCGACTATCTGGCCAAGCAGATCAAGAAGGGCGATCCCGTCGGCATCATCGAAGGCGTGTCGACTACCTACAACGCGCAGCAGCGTACCCTGGGTTTCCAGGACGCCATGAACGCGGCCGGTGCGAAAGTCGTCAGCGTGCAGTCGGGCCAGTGGGAAATCGCCCCTGCCAACACGGTGGCCGCCGCCATGCTGAACGCCAACCCGAATATCAAGGCCTTGCTGTGCGGTAACGACAACATGGCCATCGGCGCCATTTCCGCCATCAAGGCGGCCGGCAAGACGGGCAAAGTGCTCGTCGTCGGCTACGACAACATCAACGCCATCAAGCCGATGCTGGCCGATGGCCGCGTGCTGGCCACCGCCGACCAGTTCGGTTCGCAGCAAGCCGTGTTCGGCATCGAGACCGTGCTGAAAGCGCTGGCACAGAAGAAGAAACAGGCCGAGCTCGGTGGCGTCATCGAAACCAAGGTCGAACTGGTCGCCAAGGGCGCCAAGTCCTGA
- a CDS encoding EamA family transporter, which translates to MSSSSARPAWGDILLTALAPLIWGSTYIVTSELLPPDRPFTAALIRVLPAGLLLLLLMRRLPARRDWGRVLILSALNIGVFQALLFVAAYRLPGGLAAVVGAIQPLLVMGLAWGVEGRRPARLALGASVLGVAGMGVLLLSPRTVWEPIGIAAALGGTACMAAGTYLTRRWKPDLPVLALTGWQLLLGGLMLAPVAWLADAPLPALSLQQVLAYAYLCLAGALLAYALWFRGIARLSPVAVSSLGLLSPLMAVVLGWALLGQAMTGWSMLGLLLVLASVLAVQWASARPATKS; encoded by the coding sequence ATGAGCTCTTCTTCTGCCCGTCCCGCCTGGGGCGACATTCTGCTCACGGCGCTGGCGCCCCTGATCTGGGGTTCCACGTATATCGTCACGTCCGAACTGCTGCCGCCGGACCGGCCCTTCACGGCAGCCCTGATCCGCGTGTTGCCGGCTGGCTTGCTGTTGCTGCTGCTGATGCGGCGCCTGCCCGCGCGGCGCGACTGGGGCCGCGTGCTGATTCTTTCCGCGCTCAATATCGGCGTGTTCCAGGCGCTGCTGTTCGTCGCCGCCTACCGCTTGCCGGGTGGCCTAGCGGCCGTGGTGGGGGCCATCCAGCCGCTGCTGGTGATGGGCCTGGCCTGGGGCGTGGAAGGACGCCGCCCAGCCCGCCTGGCCTTGGGGGCCAGCGTGCTGGGCGTGGCTGGCATGGGCGTCTTGTTGTTGTCGCCGCGCACGGTGTGGGAACCCATCGGCATCGCCGCCGCGCTGGGCGGCACGGCCTGCATGGCGGCCGGCACGTATCTGACGCGGCGCTGGAAGCCGGACTTGCCCGTGCTGGCGCTGACGGGCTGGCAATTGTTGCTCGGCGGCCTGATGCTGGCGCCCGTCGCCTGGCTGGCCGATGCACCGTTGCCGGCCTTGTCCCTGCAGCAAGTGTTGGCCTACGCCTACCTGTGCCTGGCCGGTGCCCTGCTGGCGTATGCGCTGTGGTTTCGCGGCATCGCCAGGCTGTCGCCCGTGGCCGTGTCTTCGCTGGGACTGCTCAGTCCCCTGATGGCCGTGGTGCTGGGTTGGGCCCTGCTGGGCCAGGCCATGACGGGCTGGTCGATGCTGGGCTTGCTGCTGGTGCTGGCTAGCGTGCTGGCGGTGCAGTGGGCCAGCGCCCGTCCCGCAACAAAGTCCTGA
- a CDS encoding zinc ribbon domain-containing protein — protein MAHFCTKCGTAYAPGARFCDECGNTLPAAAAPAPASPAGAGVQRRHVMIAGGVLAVVIVAGGALAWLLAPEAASASSFSRAIDAHLTADEAARDKLLCLTNLPYQKEEIRVASYDSSTRQWLDILVRSGLYAAPVEQSSGGWLAQSQFVYALAAPGKAALRGDKLCVAKGVKVAKVSGYEQVREIGGQQVAMATAKLALTDEATWLAKSADRALILQRLPHGDLEVELPLALVDKQWQVTDRAQLQQAAMSMAMAGALGNASATQGPGMLDKLKGLFSFGGHPLVGKWKAPMGGVLEFTRDSVIENAKASKGTFTTEGNVVTFAPEGAGGMAMQISLSNSNNTATLSIGGMPITVLQRVRD, from the coding sequence ATGGCTCACTTCTGCACCAAATGCGGCACGGCCTATGCCCCGGGGGCGCGCTTTTGCGATGAATGCGGCAATACCTTGCCTGCCGCGGCAGCGCCGGCGCCGGCCAGTCCGGCCGGGGCCGGCGTACAGCGGCGCCACGTCATGATTGCCGGCGGCGTGCTGGCGGTAGTCATCGTGGCTGGCGGCGCCCTGGCGTGGCTGCTGGCGCCCGAAGCGGCCTCGGCCAGCAGTTTCAGCCGCGCCATCGATGCCCACCTGACGGCCGACGAGGCGGCGCGCGACAAGTTGCTCTGCTTGACCAACTTGCCGTACCAGAAGGAAGAAATCCGCGTGGCCTCGTACGACAGTTCCACGCGGCAATGGCTCGATATCCTCGTGCGTAGCGGGCTGTACGCCGCTCCCGTCGAGCAGAGCAGCGGTGGCTGGCTTGCGCAATCGCAATTTGTCTACGCGCTGGCCGCCCCGGGCAAGGCAGCCTTGCGCGGCGACAAGCTGTGCGTGGCCAAGGGCGTGAAAGTGGCCAAGGTCAGCGGCTACGAGCAGGTGCGCGAGATAGGCGGTCAGCAGGTAGCAATGGCCACTGCCAAGCTGGCCTTGACCGATGAGGCGACGTGGCTGGCCAAATCGGCGGACCGGGCACTGATCCTGCAACGCTTGCCGCACGGTGACCTGGAAGTGGAATTGCCGCTGGCGCTGGTCGACAAGCAATGGCAAGTCACCGACCGCGCGCAACTGCAGCAGGCCGCCATGAGCATGGCCATGGCAGGGGCCTTGGGCAATGCGTCGGCCACCCAGGGACCGGGCATGCTGGACAAACTGAAAGGCCTGTTCAGCTTTGGCGGCCACCCGCTGGTGGGCAAGTGGAAGGCACCGATGGGCGGTGTGCTGGAGTTTACGCGTGACAGCGTCATCGAGAATGCCAAGGCAAGCAAAGGCACCTTTACCACCGAGGGCAATGTCGTGACGTTCGCGCCGGAAGGCGCAGGCGGCATGGCCATGCAAATCAGCCTGAGCAATAGCAACAACACGGCTACGCTCAGCATCGGCGGCATGCCGATCACGGTGCTGCAGCGCGTGCGCGATTAA
- a CDS encoding zinc ribbon domain-containing protein — protein MTISTEAHKPFPFSSAVGSLIEATDAIKNFRAIALLALTFIGAVLVGGVLTMLAGSMSSVVLAFLGGLMAFLVMFYGSNAVGILLMRDAQGQPGLSLVDAVLVSLYTSHRLIAVVFLEFLIVLAAMIVIAIILFVCKIPVLGPVLYAVVFPLSAIVLGVLVFALFYVMLPLAGPAAWSGASVFQIIARLNLIVRTKLVSVILLEVLLFLITSFTALLIFGVLGTGVSLTTGMSAGILGLGGQMNMYALASGLGGGSGSGYIIAAGLGGGLLMAAAAVVPGLIFTKGVCIIYLNATRNVDFSASEASLNDGLAVVKKKAEEARERARALAEQATAPAAPAAAPADSLQCPSCKAPVASDDVFCGECAHKLK, from the coding sequence ATGACCATTTCCACAGAAGCACATAAACCGTTTCCCTTTTCCTCCGCCGTGGGATCGCTGATCGAAGCGACCGATGCCATCAAGAATTTCCGCGCGATTGCCCTGCTGGCCCTGACCTTCATCGGCGCGGTGCTCGTCGGCGGCGTGCTGACGATGCTCGCCGGCAGCATGAGCAGTGTCGTGCTGGCCTTCCTGGGCGGCTTGATGGCCTTTCTGGTGATGTTCTACGGTTCCAACGCCGTGGGCATCCTGCTGATGCGCGATGCGCAGGGCCAGCCTGGCTTGAGCCTGGTTGATGCCGTGCTCGTCTCGCTGTACACCAGCCACCGCCTGATCGCGGTCGTCTTCCTGGAATTTTTGATCGTGCTGGCGGCCATGATCGTCATCGCCATCATCTTGTTCGTCTGCAAAATCCCCGTGCTGGGCCCCGTGCTGTACGCGGTGGTCTTCCCCTTGTCGGCCATCGTGCTGGGCGTGCTGGTGTTTGCGCTGTTCTACGTGATGCTGCCACTGGCCGGCCCTGCCGCCTGGTCGGGCGCCAGCGTGTTCCAGATCATTGCCCGCCTGAACCTGATCGTGCGCACCAAGCTGGTGTCGGTGATCCTGCTGGAAGTGCTGCTGTTCCTGATCACGTCGTTTACCGCGCTGCTGATCTTTGGTGTGCTGGGCACGGGCGTGTCGCTGACCACGGGCATGTCGGCCGGCATCCTGGGTCTGGGCGGCCAGATGAATATGTACGCGCTGGCCTCGGGCCTGGGTGGCGGCAGCGGTTCCGGCTATATCATCGCTGCCGGCCTGGGCGGCGGCTTGCTGATGGCGGCCGCAGCCGTTGTGCCTGGCCTGATCTTCACCAAGGGCGTGTGCATCATTTACCTGAACGCCACGCGCAATGTCGATTTCAGCGCCTCGGAAGCGAGCCTGAACGACGGCCTGGCGGTGGTCAAGAAAAAGGCCGAGGAAGCGCGTGAACGTGCGCGCGCCCTCGCCGAGCAGGCGACGGCACCAGCCGCTCCAGCCGCTGCGCCGGCAGACAGCCTGCAATGCCCGAGCTGCAAGGCACCGGTCGCGTCCGATGACGTGTTCTGCGGCGAATGCGCGCACAAACTCAAGTAA